GGTGTTCTTTTTTTGTTGGAGAGAAAATATCTTTTGGAATGTCCTCACTCTGACGTGGGGTACTATTATGTTCAAATCTCAAATAAAgtcgtattataattagaatGATATAGGTTTGcttgcaaaaaatatttacaccaTATACACTCAAAATTGATAGTAATACATGAACGCAATACATAAGCTCCAATAGCCAATATCCATCTCGTTATCTTCAACGTTGTTACTAACGGCTCGGTCGTGCCGTATGGAGGTAAAATGGTTACCGACGTCATATTTACCTCCAACGATCAATTGCACATTCTAGCTGTATGGAGGGAGTTAACGACAGTGGGGTAACAGTgtaatattgtgaaaatatgtatacgtgtattgacttaacaaaataacaagttGGACGTCGATCGACGCGaggattttataacaattttataaatacaacaacAATTTTGGACGGGATGCGATGACATTCGTCACAAGAATTTAGTCGGTGTGATAAGTGTGACAAAATGGCGGTTGAACGGGAGTCGCTCGTGCGGACAGTCGGTACACCTCGGTAAAAGGGTACTTGGCGGAAGACCGGTCACCGCCCGACGCGGTGAGCGATTGTGCCACCTAAAACATAGTGACCAACCGACTTCCATGTATACCTACCACGgataaataatcatacaaaTGTGGTGATAGCATTTCTCCGTTAAACAATGGTCCGCCAACGGCGCCCATGACTACCACCACACCAACGCTATTCGAGTGGGAAAAATGCTTGCGTTACTGACTGCGCATCACGAGTTGCAggcataggtacctatttaatttgcCGTGAACCACACTATTCATTATTGTTGCAGGTACATTTCACTGCTACCGTGTTTTCTTCGCTTCAACACCGTAAACCAAATTATTAACTCAAATCAGAAATGGCTGAAAACAAAGCAGTAAGTATTTGCAAGTTAGCGTAACGCgcgcaaaataaatacacaagtTAACATTCCGTAATAGCGCCGTTCGCGTCAGTTTCTCACCCGTTTCGACGTTTGCTCGTGCGCGCTGTACGTGTTGACATCTGCTGCTCAATTCGGCGTCGTGTCCgtgcatattttttcttaatatctgTCTAGTAttttaagaggacgccatGCCCGCATGTGCCGTCTCTGTCTTACTGACGTACAGCATAACAAATTTGCtttcaacaaaatacattttgtgatgttagcttttaTATAAGAGTAAAATTGCCCATACTCTATCGCGCCCTTCCCAGACATTGGTTCCCGATCTGGTTTGTCGACGTCTTATTTCATTCCCACACACGCTCATTTGTTTCATACACGTCTCATTAAACAATCAAGTTTTCCTAAAATTCGACAGTGCTGCATAGTGTGTACTGACAACCATGGCATTATGTCATATTGAAGGTCGTTATGTTGTTAGTCTTAGAAGTGGcggtatcattattaaatgtatcattcataagtttaattatttacctagAACCTGACCTGTTGAccattattattggttatattgattatatttaggACGCTAAGTCGACTGACTTCTGACTTATCTCAGATTTTTTAAGTTCATAAtcgttttgttattaaaaatcaattttggatTGTGTGTTAAAAGTATTCGATACGATAACAATaggtttttattgaattattaatttatctaatttcataaaattcaaatattaaatacaaaatttaattttgttagtttttaaaacatcaatcattattcaaaatattttttattttaggatgGTCCTCAACGCGCAATTATGCTTCATGTTAAAGATCTAGATGGTTTTAATCATATCCGCTTCAATATCAAGAAAAATGCTCCTTTAGAAAAGCTCAAGATAAGTTACTGTGAAAGAACTGTAAGTATAAGTTATTAAGAAGTAATTTATTGCAAATGTTaccattagtaaaaataacttaattttagactacatttttttaaatagaagatATTTAATCAAGAATTAATTTAGCAACTGTGGTTGCTAACATGAATTTAGTGGCCATATCTAATAACTAAgagattaaaattactatgaaGTAGTAACTAAATAtggttttcataatatacttgtatatttagttaaattccattaattaaacttattctatagaatatttttgtgtccattaaagattatataaatacaatttaccaAATTGGTTTGctagaaaacaattaaattcaacTTAGTgtcatgttttttaataacaccattgtaatgtattattaacttgaaaataataaattctattttccATATTATCTAGATTGTAGAAATACCCCAGTATTCTCATCATAACTGagataaaacaaaacactatattttttatataagacaGTAAAGATTACTCATAATTGCAGAAAAAAAGTaaagtaacattattataaaatattatgtaccattACAGCTGCTGTAGTCCAAGTTAACAAccatttttacacaatataagaaggatatttacgttttattttacacaaattgGCAGATTTCCACTACTTGATAGCTCCtactgaaatatataattatcgaaTGTCCATACATAATACTAGCTGTCCCAACGGGCGTTGCCCAGGCAAAAGTCATCTCAAATGAAAGccgcgatttttttttatattaatagctGACCCGGcaaacatattgtattttttaatttgtttaataatatttatgtcttCTAAGCCAGAGATTctaaaacttttttcttatcaataaatttttttgggTACCCCTTCTTAGTtactaaactaaaatatatataaaaaaattttaagactTACATACATGTTGGCCTGACTTGTACCCCTTAAAAAATTTTGAGTACCCATAAGGGGTACGCTTGTTTGAAAAACACTGTTCTAAGCGattgctaaaatattaaaatatatctaattaatttttttataaaatatactatccCCTATTTC
This sequence is a window from Rhopalosiphum maidis isolate BTI-1 chromosome 1, ASM367621v3, whole genome shotgun sequence. Protein-coding genes within it:
- the LOC113549851 gene encoding small ubiquitin-related modifier 3-like, which produces MAENKADGPQRAIMLHVKDLDGFNHIRFNIKKNAPLEKLKISYCERTGSDMEKICFLFEGKKIRDVDTATSMGMVNNDTIDVINLLSG